Part of the Candidatus Brocadia sinica JPN1 genome, GTCTTAGTTTCTTGATGTCTAAATTCAAGTCGATAAATCGTACAAATAAAAAATGGACGTGTCAAGTCAAAGTTGTTTTTTCACTTGACTACGATGACTCCTTTGCTATATTAAGCCTTACAACCACAATACGATAAACTGTTTGAAAGGGCAATTTACTGCATGGCAATTCTTGTTACTGGTGGCGCTGGTTTTATCGGTTCACATCTGGTGGAAAAATTACTATTATTGGGTGAACAGGTAGTTGTTATCGATAATTTTAATGACTTTTACCCGCCTGCTTACAAAAGAGAAAATATCTCGGCGGTTGTTCGCAATCCATGGTTAACTCTCTACGAAACCGATATCTGTAACACGGCCTCTTGTAAAGAGGTATTTGAGAAACATCGCGTTGAAAAGATTGTTCATCTGGCGGCGTATGCTGGTGTGAGACCATCGATCGAACGACCCTTACTCTATGAAGAGGTTAATTGTCGGGGTACCTTGAATTTGCTTGAACTTTCGAGGATATATAAGGTCAAGCAATTTATCTTTGGTTCGTCTTCATCGGTTTATGGGAATAATAAAAAGATTCCATTTTCAGAAGATGACCCTGTAAACGAACCGATATCTCCTTATGCTGCTACCAAACGGGGGGGGGAACTTTATTGTTATAATTACCATCACCTCTATGAGATACCCATTGCCTGTCTCCGGTTTTTCACGGTGTACGGACCACGACAACGACCCGATCTTGCCATACGTAAATTTACCGAAATAATTGATCATGACCAGCAGATTCCCATGTATGGCGATGGAACGACGCAGAGAGATTATACATTCTTTTCTGATATCATAG contains:
- a CDS encoding GDP-mannose 4,6-dehydratase, which encodes MAILVTGGAGFIGSHLVEKLLLLGEQVVVIDNFNDFYPPAYKRENISAVVRNPWLTLYETDICNTASCKEVFEKHRVEKIVHLAAYAGVRPSIERPLLYEEVNCRGTLNLLELSRIYKVKQFIFGSSSSVYGNNKKIPFSEDDPVNEPISPYAATKRGGELYCYNYHHLYEIPIACLRFFTVYGPRQRPDLAIRKFTEIIDHDQQIPMYGDGTTQRDYTFFSDIIDGVVSTLKKQFDFEIINLGNSTPIQLARLIELIEQELGKKAKIKRLPEQPGDVHRTYADIRKAERFLQYRPKVSIEQGIRLFVAWYKEHKK